The following proteins come from a genomic window of Achromobacter sp. AONIH1:
- the bioD gene encoding dethiobiotin synthase translates to MNGRARNAAIGARFGRAAARYEAHAPAQRAAARRLAEDIARLDLPPRPRILEIGCGTGLLTRELARRLGPADWTLTDISPAMLETARLGPAPQGSVRYAALDGEHPDALPGGYDLICSSLAVQWFGDLNAGLGRLAALLAPGGHLAIATLAEDTFAEWRAAHARAGLDAGTPAYPAPGAIRPAMGNLAGAVRAERLVQQHRDGLHFLQDLKGIGATAAAPGHQPLGAAALRRVLATFNEQGASVTYHLAYGMWKKTDSRRAGVFVTGTDTGIGKTLVSAILARAWNADYWKPVQTGVAEEPGDTDTVAGLAQLPPERLHLPAYVLQAPLSPWAAAPLEDAELDATTIVPPDTDAPLIVEGAGGLYVPIDDRHMMIDLIARLGMPVVLAARSGLGTINHTLLSLEALRRRGIPVLGVVMSGPLSPGNREAIERFGEVRVLAEIPPLARVDAAAVAELARGIAPLADCLAALEGSPEGGSGG, encoded by the coding sequence ATGAACGGCCGCGCACGCAACGCCGCCATCGGCGCGCGCTTCGGCCGCGCCGCCGCCCGCTACGAAGCGCATGCCCCGGCCCAGCGCGCCGCCGCGCGGCGCCTGGCCGAGGACATCGCCCGGCTGGACCTGCCGCCGCGCCCGCGCATCCTGGAGATCGGCTGCGGCACCGGACTGCTGACGCGCGAGCTGGCGCGCCGCCTGGGACCGGCCGACTGGACGCTCACCGACATATCCCCGGCCATGCTGGAGACCGCGCGGCTCGGTCCCGCGCCGCAAGGCAGCGTGCGCTACGCGGCGCTGGACGGGGAACATCCCGACGCCCTGCCCGGCGGCTACGACCTCATCTGCTCCAGCCTGGCGGTGCAGTGGTTCGGCGACCTGAACGCGGGGCTGGGCCGGCTGGCCGCGCTGCTGGCGCCGGGCGGCCATCTGGCCATCGCCACGCTGGCCGAGGACACCTTCGCCGAATGGCGTGCCGCCCACGCCCGCGCCGGCCTGGACGCCGGCACCCCGGCCTATCCCGCGCCCGGCGCCATCCGTCCGGCCATGGGCAATCTGGCCGGTGCCGTGCGCGCCGAACGGCTGGTACAACAGCATCGTGACGGCCTGCATTTCCTGCAAGACCTGAAAGGCATCGGCGCCACCGCCGCCGCGCCCGGCCACCAGCCGCTGGGCGCGGCGGCGCTGCGCCGCGTGCTGGCGACATTCAACGAACAAGGAGCCAGCGTGACCTATCACCTGGCCTATGGCATGTGGAAGAAAACCGACTCCCGCCGCGCCGGCGTCTTCGTGACCGGCACTGACACCGGCATCGGCAAGACCCTGGTCTCGGCCATCCTGGCGCGCGCCTGGAATGCCGATTACTGGAAGCCGGTGCAGACCGGCGTGGCCGAAGAACCCGGCGACACCGACACGGTGGCCGGGCTGGCGCAGCTGCCGCCCGAGCGCCTGCACCTGCCGGCCTACGTATTGCAGGCGCCGCTGTCGCCCTGGGCGGCCGCGCCGCTGGAAGACGCCGAGCTGGACGCCACCACCATCGTGCCGCCGGACACCGACGCGCCGCTGATCGTGGAAGGCGCCGGCGGCCTGTACGTGCCGATCGATGACCGGCACATGATGATCGACCTGATCGCGCGGCTGGGCATGCCCGTGGTGCTGGCCGCGCGCAGCGGCCTGGGCACCATCAACCACACGCTGCTCAGCCTGGAGGCGCTGCGCCGCCGAGGCATCCCGGTGCTGGGCGTGGTCATGAGCGGCCCGCTGTCGCCCGGCAACAGGGAAGCCATCGAACGTTTTGGCGAAGTCCGCGTGCTGGCCGAGATCCCGCCGCTGGCGCGGGTGGACGCGGCTGCCGTGGCCGAGCTGGCGCGCGGCATCGCGCCGCTGGCCGACTGCCTGGCGGCGCTGGAAGGCAGCCCCGAGGGTGGTTCCGGCGGCTGA
- a CDS encoding alpha/beta fold hydrolase, whose translation MSQATLWFAHGWAYDASFWAPLRAALSDWPQAADDAGYFGAPRLPEVSGPVIAIGHSLGVLRLLRQPPPGCAGLVCINGFARFGAGPDFPEGVAPRLLDRMLRQLVAQPQAVLRDFRARCGDDTPSGAPDMAALERGLLALRDEDRRAGLAALPMPALALAGAEDPVVPPAMTGAALPGVALRWHARGGHLLPRSDPQWCAGHIRDFALGLAGIGA comes from the coding sequence ATGTCGCAAGCCACGCTCTGGTTCGCGCACGGCTGGGCCTATGACGCGTCGTTCTGGGCGCCGCTGCGCGCGGCCCTGTCCGACTGGCCCCAGGCGGCCGACGACGCCGGCTATTTCGGCGCCCCCCGCCTGCCGGAAGTCTCCGGCCCGGTGATCGCCATCGGCCATTCACTGGGCGTACTTCGCCTGTTGCGCCAGCCGCCGCCCGGCTGCGCCGGCCTGGTCTGCATCAACGGCTTCGCGCGCTTCGGCGCCGGCCCGGACTTTCCCGAAGGCGTGGCGCCGCGCCTGCTCGACCGCATGCTGCGGCAGCTCGTCGCCCAGCCCCAGGCGGTGCTGCGCGATTTCCGCGCGCGCTGCGGCGACGACACGCCATCCGGCGCGCCCGACATGGCCGCGCTGGAACGCGGCCTGCTGGCGCTGCGCGACGAGGACCGGCGCGCCGGACTGGCGGCGCTGCCCATGCCGGCGCTGGCGCTGGCCGGCGCCGAGGATCCGGTCGTGCCGCCGGCCATGACCGGCGCGGCGCTGCCCGGCGTCGCGCTGCGCTGGCATGCGCGCGGCGGCCATTTGCTGCCGCGATCGGACCCGCAGTGGTGCGCCGGACACATCCGCGACTTCGCGCTCGGCCTGGCCGGCATCGGAGCCTGA